From Pseudomonas sp. stari2:
AGAAATATCTGCTCAAGCTGTATGACCAATATGTGCGTAAAGAGCTGAGCGATGACACCAAGCCTGAGAGCGTGATTGTCGAAGGCGGGAAATGGCAGGGCTGAACCGATGCTCGTTCCCGCGCATGCGTGGGAACGATCGATCAACAAGCTAATCCGGCCAGTTCCACGCCGGCTCATCCAGAACCCTCTGCCCGACGATCCCGGTCTGGCCGAGGGTTTTTTCCAGCACGATGCAATTGCATTCCTCATCTTCCTGTAACGCCGAAATCAATCGCCGTGCGTGTGAAACCACCCACACCTGACATTCCTGCGATGCGCGAATGATCAACCGCGCCAGCGCCGGCAACAGATCCGGATGCAGACTGGTTTCCGGTTCGTTCAATACCATCAGCGACGGCGGACGTGGCGTCAGTAGCGCTGCGACCAGCAGCAGATAACGCAGCGTGCCGTCCGACAACTCAGCCGCCGACAATGGCCGCAACAATCCTTCCTGAAAAAACTCGATGGCAAAGCGTCCGCCGGCCAGCGGTGCGATGTTCAACCGTGCGCCAGGAAACGCGTCGCTGATCGCAGTCTGCAGCGCCTCGGGATCGCCGATTTCGCGGATGGTCTGCAAGGCTGCCGCCAGATCGCGGCCGTCGTGATGCAGCACCGGCGTGCGTGTGCCGAGTTGCGGCTGGCGCACCGGGGCGTCGGCGTCGCTGCGAAAGTGATCGTAGAAGCGCCAGCGGCGGATGAACTCGCGCATCTGAAACACTTCCGGCGAGGTGCGCAGGCTGCCGACCTGATCGAACAGGCTGTCGAAGTTCGGCGTGTGCTGCGCCAACACGTCCCAGCCGCGACCGTCACGGGTGCGGATCATTGGCCCGTCGCGATCCACCAGCAGACTGGCCGGGCGATAGAGTGGCCCGGCCCAGATGCATTCCTTTTTGATTTCCGGGTCGAGGGAAAAGAACGAAAGGGTCGGCTCGGGCAATCCAAGGGCAATCGAATAACTGAAATCCTCTCCGGCAAACCCCAGCCGCAGACGTTTCACACCCTGGCGGACTGTCGATTGAATCGGCACTTCGCCATTGCGCATGCGCCGGCTGATGGTTTCCGGCCCGGCCCAGAACGTCGAGTCCAGCCCGCCCTCACGGGCCAGCGCATTGACCACGCCGCCCTGAGCGGTTTCCGCCAGCAGTCGCAGCGCCCGGTAAAGGTTGGACTTGCCACTGCCGTTGGGGCCGGTGATCAGGTTTAGCCTTCCCAGCGGGATCACCAATTTATTGATCGAGCGGTAATTGGCTACCGCGAGGGTCTTGAGCATGAAAGTCCTTCCTGGATGCCCTGAAATCCGGGTCAGGATACCCGTTGCACAGAATTGCATAGATCGCCCGGACGAAGGTTGAACCCTGTTCTAAGCTCACAGTCGTATCGTCACTTGCACGTTCGTACACAGGAAGGAGTCTGCATGGCGAGTCCCGGATTGAAAACAGCGGTCATGCTGAGCCTGCTTGCTTTGCTCGCGGCCTGCAGCGAAAAGAAGCCGCCCCAGGAATACCTGCCACGGGTCTTTGTGCAAGAGGTCAAACCCGCGGACTTCGCGGCATCCGTGACCCTCACCGGCGATGTTCAGGCCAGGGTGCAGACCGAATTGTCATTCCGGGTCGGCGGCAAGATTATCCAGCGCATGGTCGATGTCGGTGACCGTGTCTCGGCCAAGCAAGTGCTTGCCAAACTTGATCCCAAAGATTTGCAGACCAACGTCGACTCCGCTCAGGCCCAGGTGTTGGCCGAGCAGGCGCGGGTCAAACAGAGCGCCGCCGCGTTCGTCCGCCAGCAGAAACTGTTGCCCAAGGGTTACACCAGCCAGAGCGAATACGATTCCGCGCAGGCCGCATTGCGCAGCAGCCAGAGTGCCTTGAGCGCGGCCCAGGCACAGTTGGCC
This genomic window contains:
- a CDS encoding AAA family ATPase, translated to MLKTLAVANYRSINKLVIPLGRLNLITGPNGSGKSNLYRALRLLAETAQGGVVNALAREGGLDSTFWAGPETISRRMRNGEVPIQSTVRQGVKRLRLGFAGEDFSYSIALGLPEPTLSFFSLDPEIKKECIWAGPLYRPASLLVDRDGPMIRTRDGRGWDVLAQHTPNFDSLFDQVGSLRTSPEVFQMREFIRRWRFYDHFRSDADAPVRQPQLGTRTPVLHHDGRDLAAALQTIREIGDPEALQTAISDAFPGARLNIAPLAGGRFAIEFFQEGLLRPLSAAELSDGTLRYLLLVAALLTPRPPSLMVLNEPETSLHPDLLPALARLIIRASQECQVWVVSHARRLISALQEDEECNCIVLEKTLGQTGIVGQRVLDEPAWNWPD